The sequence CGGGGACAAGGTGCTGGAAGCGGGGGTCGGCTCGGCCGCCCTCACCATTGCCTTGCTGAACCAGGTTCGTCCCTGGGGACAGGTCATCTCCATGGAGATACGCCCGGAGTTCGCGGAGAAGGGCAAGAGGAACGTGGACAAGGCCGGACTGGCGGATGCCTGGCGCTTGGAGATGGGGGACGTGCGCAAGGACCGCTTGGACATCGTCGTGGACGCGGTGGTGCTGGACATGCCGGACCCCTGGGACGCCATCGACAACGTGTCCTCCATGCTTCGTAACGGTGGGAGATTCTGTTCATATGTCCCTAACACCAACCAGCTGGAGGATGTGGTGCGCCAACTAAGAAGAAAGGGATTCGTTGAGATCCGCAGCCTGGAGAACATGCAGAGGGAGATGGTGGTGCACGATATGGGAGTGCGACCTTCCTACGAGACGCTGGGACATACCGGGTATCTGGTGTTCGCGAGGAAGGTATCAACATGAGTTCTTCGCTTAATTTTTAATAGCCCGAGAACGCTCGTTATTACATGGACCTGGCCTTCGCCATATCCGCCTTCGCTTCGATCTTCGCCATCGTTAATCCAGTGGGTAACATACCGGTGTTCGTGGCTATCACCGAAGGTTATTCAGCTGAACTTCTGAAGAAGGTCAGAAGCAAGGTGTGCTTGGTCGCCGGTAGTGTCCTGATAGTCTTCGCTTTCTTCGGCAACTATATCTTCGACCTTTACGGGATCACTATTCCGGCGTTCAAGATCGCCGGGGGCGTCCTCCTCTTCTCCATCGCATTCACCATGACCAGGGGGCAGATGACCAAGTCCAAGATCTCGGACGAGGAGACGCGGGAAGCGTCGGAGAAGGATCAGGTGGGCGTCGTACCGTTGGGCATCCCCCTCTTCGCCGGCCCGGGCGCCATCACCACCGTCATGATCTATGTCAGCTACGCCCAGAATTCCTCGGACTCCACCTTCGGATTCTTCTCCGTGTTCCTGGGGATATTGGCCACCATAGCCATCGCCTACGTTCTACTGAAGTACGCCGGTCCGCTGTTCACCCGCATGGGACGGTCCGGTGCCATGGCCTTCACCAGGATCATGGGATTGCTGTTAGCGGCCATAGCGGTCGAGTTCATCATTTCCGGAGTCTTCGAGGCCGTCTCCAACCAGTGGGGGATATAGTCAGAGGGCAGAAGATTAATTACAGAAGGGGCATTCCTCAATCGGTGCATATATGGTTGTGGCAGAGATAAGGATCGAGCTCAAGCCGGGGGTGGCGGATCCCGAGGGCAAGAACACCAAGAAAGCCCTAGAACTGCTTGGTTTCAATGACATCGAGGGAGTACGTTCCATCAAGATGTTCGAGATAGAGATGGACACCGACCACGAAACCGCCAAGAAGCAGTGCGAGCAGATGTGCCGGAAACTGCTGGCCAATCCGGTCATCCAAAAGTTCAAGATCGAACTTAGGTGAAGGGAAATGCCCCTCGAACACCTGTTCTTCAAGCGTGATGTGCCCTTCAGTCTATATGAGATAGCCCTGGGAAAGGCCTCCGACGATGAACTGAAGGCCCTAAGCAATGAGATGGGGCTCTCGCTCAGCCTGGAGGAGATGCAGCGCATCAGGGATTACTTCGTCAGACTGAAACGCCGACCGACGGACGTTGAAGTGGAGTCCATCGCCCAGGCGTGGAGCGAACATTGTTGCTACAAATCATCCAAAGTGTTCCTGCGGGAGCACATCTTCGGGATCGACAACGACAGAGTACTGGCCAGGGGCGATGCCGGCGTCATGGTCTTCGACGATGAGTACGGCTATGCTCTGAGGATAGAGAGTCACAACCATCCCTCGGCAATAGAACCTTACGGGGGTGCGGCCACCGGCATCGGCGGGATAGTGCGTGACGTGCTGTGCATGGGAGCCCAGCCGGTCGCGCTCATCGATCCGCTGTTCTTCGGACCCATCGACCATAAGGGAGCGCTGCCGGCCGGTTCCAAGACACCCAAGTACCTGGTCTCCGGGGTCGTCGGTGGGATCAGGGATTATGGCAACCGCATCGGCATACCGACTGTATGCGGCGGTCTGTTCTTTGACGAATCATATCTGGGCAACTGCCTAGTGAACGTGGGCTGCGTTGGCATCGTGAAGAGAGAGGACCTACGGGACAACGCCGTTGGCGGTGTCGGGGATCACCTCATCCTATGCGGCGGGCGCACCGGAAGGGACGGCATTCATGGCGTGACCTTCGCCTCTGCTGAACTGAGCTCCGTCTCAGAGGACGAGAGCCGGGGCGCGGTGCAGTTGGGCGACCCTATCACCAAGGAACCGCTCATCCATGCGTGTCTGGAAGTGAACTCCCAAGGCCTCATCAATGGCATGAAGGACCTGGGGGGCGGCGGTCTCTCCTGTGTCGTCGGAGAAATGGCCTTGTCCGGAGGATGTGGCGCCGAGGTGCAGCTGGACACCGTACCGTTGAAGGAGAGCGGATTGGCTCCTTGGGAGGTCTGGGTCTCCGAATCACAGGAAAGGATGATGCTTGCCGCTTCCGAGAAAAATGTGAAGCGGATACTGGACCTGTTCGCCATGTGGGATGTGGAAGCCACCGTCGTCGGAAAGGTCGTCCCGGGCAACGAGGTCACTCTGTTCTGGCAGGACTCGCAGATCTTCCAGGTCGATCTGGACTTCCTGACCAAGGGACCGGAGTATTGCCGGCCTTTCAAGGTCGATGTTCGCTCGTCCACCGTCAAGCACATCGTGCCAAAACTGCCTTCCATAGACCGCATCATAATCGACCTGCTCAGCGATCCTAACATCGCCAGCAAGGAGTGGGTGTTCCGGATGTACGATCACGAGGTCCGCGGCGGCACTGTCGTCAAACCGGCCACCGGGATCATGAACAAGAGCGGCCCCTCGGATGCTACCGTTATCAAACCACTGCCCGATCGAGAGAGGGGGCTGGCTCTGGCCGTAGGCGTCAATCCCTGGTTCTGCGGACTGGACGCCTACCGTGGCGGCATGGCCTCGGTCGACGAGGCATGCCGCAACATCATTGCCGTTGGAGGATACCCGGATTCCCTGACGGATTGTCTGAACTTCGGCAACCCCGAGAAACCGGAAAGGCTGGGCGAGTTCAAACAGGCCGTGACCGGGATCGGAAAGGTTGCTTCCTATCTGGACCTCCCGATCCCTTCCGGAAATGTCTCCTTATACAACGAGACGGCCCGCGGTTCCGTTCTGCCCACGCCGACCGTGCTCGGTCTGGGGATCATAGAGGACGTGCGCGAGTGCGTCACCACCGACCTGAAGAAAAAGGGCAATCTGCTCTATCAGGTCGGCGAGACCAAGGAGGAGTTCGGAGGTTCCGCCCTGTACCGCAGATACGGCGGTCAGGGGGGTGAGGTCCCGGACGTCTCCCCTGAAGTGCTGAAACGGTCCATGGACCAGCTCCACGAATGCATGAAGAAAGGGTTGATCGCTTCCTGCCACGACATTTCGGACGGGGGAATGGCGGTCACGGTCGCCGAGATGTGCCTGGGAGGGGACATCGGAGCGGATATCCACATATACATGACAACGAAGGAGCTGTTCTCGGAGAGCAACACCCGTTGGGTGGTGGAGATCGAACCGTTCGAAGAGAAGGAGTTCCTGAAGATCATGACCGTACCGGTCAAGAAACTGGGAAAGGTCGGCGGAAGGGATCTGACGGTCTCCACGGAAACTGAGAAGTTCAGTATCTCCCTCGACGAGATGAGGAACGCCTGGAGCGGGACGCTCGGAAAGCTGATGGGGTGAACATATGAAGGATGTCAAGGTCTGCGTGTTGAGAATAGAGGGCACGAACTGTGAGGATGAGACCTTCCAGGCCTTCGCTTCGGTCGGTGCTAGCCCGGAAAGGGTGCACCTGAAGCAGCTATTGGGACAGTGCCCCTCGGACCTGGGAAGGGACCTGGGGAGCTACGACATACTAGCGCTTCCCGGTGGTTTCTCTGCCGGGGACTATGTTCGCGCCGGCGCCATCTTCGCCGCCCGCATGAAGAGCGGGTTGAAGAAGGAGCTGATATCGTTCGTGGATAATGGCAGACCGGTGATCGGCATCTGCAACGGCTTCCAGATACTGGTGGAACTGGGTTTGCTGCCGGCCATGGACGGCACTATGTCGGACGTTCCGGATGCGGCGCTTTACACCAACGACTCCGGTAGGTTCGAATGTAGGCCGACATTGCTCAAGCAGGAGAAGAGCGCCAAGAGCGTGTTCACCGCGGACATGCCGAAAGGCACCGTGGTCATGTACCCCTCTGCGCACGCTGAAGGCAAGCTCATGTTCCCCAAGGAAAAGGAGCAGAAGATGCTGGACCGTTTGTTGGAGAACGACCAGGTGATGTTCCGCTACGTCGACCCGGACGGGGAATATGCGGGATATCCGTGGTGCCCCAATGGATCGCTGCACAATATCGCCGGGATATGCAATCCGGCAGGTAACGTCCTAGGCATGATGCCGCACCCCGAACGTGTTCTTAGAAGGGAGACCCACCCTGATTGGACCAGGGAAGAATGGAAGGAAGATGGTGACGGACTGTCCATGTTCCGTTCGGTCGTCCGCAGCGTGAAGTGATCAGAAGTTCAGGTGGATGCGAACCTCTATCATGTTACCGTCATCCAGACTGAGCGTTCGTCGCAGATGGTACTTGCAGACCACCTCCAGCACGTCCTCGTAATGTGACCGCCGGGGAAGGACCACCGCACACTCCACGTTCTGTATGCTGGCAGGAATGCAGTGCACGTCACCGAAGGTGCGACCGTTGCGTTCGAAGCCTTTGATGTCGATGGTCCTGCCGTTCCGCAAGGTCTCCAACTTATGGTGCTCCGTGGGCAGCAGCTTGACGTTGAGCGTCCCCTCGTAGGGTTTGAAGCCAAGTTTCTCCGTGAACTGCTCCATGTATCCAGGCTGCGTCACGTAGTACTGCCCTTCGCCCATACCCTCGACGACGCTCCCCTTTATCACTACCTCGTCCTTCATTTCGAAGATCTTCTGGTACTCGATATATTCCCTACGTAACATGTCCGCACCCTTCGTGGTTATGCGGATGCGCTGACGACGCGCTCCCAGGTCGCGCTCTATCAATTTATTGTCCAAAAGCTCCAGGATACGCTTGGAGGCGGACTGCTGGCTCATTTCCAGCATATCTCCCAGTTCCCGGGAGGACAGGGCGACGTAATCGTGTAACCCTCCCATTAGGGCGATGCGCCGGAGGGCGGTAACGAATTTCTCGTCGTTCTCGGGTTGCAATGTGACCACTCCGCTCTTTGCTACTAGGTAATCTGTAATAGATTACTATCTTGGTTAACAGATATCGCCATTAAAAACTTACTAACATCATACGGTAGGTTTGATATCAAATGATTTCTTTTCTACCTTGATGACGAAGGACCGACATGTCATGGAAGCTCTTGGCAAGACCAGAGTGGTCATTGAGGATGGCAAGGTGGTGGAGGTGGGTGAACCTCAGCTGGACTATTGCCCGCTCTTCTTCAAGCACCGGGGGATCGAGAAGATCACCGCCGAGATCGTGCGGAACAATATCGAGTTCCGCATCAAGGACTTCGGCATGTGCGCTCCAGACCGTAAGATGCGCATGCGGGACTTCCTCAGCTTCGGGGTGTCCGAGCTCATGGGCATGTGCGTCTCCAAAGGTATTCTCGATTGCGCGGTGGTCGTATGTGATGGTGCCGGGACCGCGGTGGTCGACGACCCCGATCTTGTACAGGGAATAGGAGGACGGATCTCTGGACTGATGGAAACCACGCCCATCCTCACCATCATTGATGCCATTGGCAGAGATAGGGTGCTGGACCCGGAAACGGCGCGCATCGATCAGGTGGCCGGAGGACGTATGGCATGGGACATGGGCTATCGCAAGATAGGTGTGACCGTGGCCAGAGGTAATGATGCTGCCCTGCTGCGCAAGGAGCTTGGCGATCATGTCGTTCTTTTCGGAGTGCACACCAGTGGTCTGGACGAGAACGAGTCGAAAGTGCTGCTGGACAACTGCGACGTTGTCACAGCCTGCGCCTCCAAGCATTTATGGAGAATGGCCAAGGAGGAGGGGGCGATGCAGGTAGGGACCAAGGTCCCGGTCTTTGCCGTAACTCATGTGGGAAAGGACATCTGCGCAGTGCGCATAGAACAGATGGACCTCAAGAACAAGAGCGGTCCGGAAGATCCGCCACGACCGTTGATCTGATCATTCCTCGATGGTCAGGCGCTTGCGCGAGCGCAGAAAAATTGCGCGCACCCCTTCCTGCCTCAATTTCCGCCGTAGGATGAAGTCGTTGGTCACCACCATGGCGTTCAAGGCCTTGGCGACCTCCACCACTCCTTCGTCGCCTTGGGTCGACGTTTCATAACGTATGTATTTGCCGGCCAGCATCAATGCGGCCTTGGCGTGCTTGCTGCCGGACCGTTTCAGTTCGCCTATGACTGGCCCTGGAACGTAGGCTTCGAACTCTCCGAAAAGATTGATCAGTTCCAGGTCCAAGTTCATCTTGAACTCGAACGGCATAAGGAGCGCGTTGGTGTCTAGGACCACCTTCTGCATGAAGCCTCACTCAATGATACCGTAGCCGATAAGACGCCACTTGTTGGCGATCTTGCGAGAAATAGCCACCCTCTGCCCCAGCTCGGCGCAGACCGGTATCTTCAAAGCGACCTCTGATTGATCACCGCGAGCGCTGGTGACCAGACCGACCGTGGTCGCCGTTCCGATGCTTAGCATCAACGGTTCGTTGGTCTTGATGTTCTCCACGATCATATCGTCGGCGGTGCCGACCACCCTCTCCAAAAGATGGGTGCTCATATTGAACTTGAAATGTACCGGAGGCAGCGTGCCGGGCCTGCCGACGACGCGACCAGTGAGACCGTCGGACTTGGTCATCGACGGATCGAGCTTGGTGCCGATGGCGATAAGACCGCCGGGCTTGATCTTGTTGATCGGAGCACCGCCAGTGTGCAGCGACTCTATGGTGGTCGTGATGGTCTCCCAGCTGAACTTACCACCGGGCAGCTCCACTTTTCTACCAGGGGAGATCTCTATCTCATCGCCAACGGCGATCTTTCCTTGCATGAGCGTCCCGCCAAGCACTCCACCGTGCAATTCATCGATGGACATTCCCGGCTGGTTGATATCGAAGGAACGGGCCACGAACATCTTGGCCGTTTTCTTTTCCTCCTGCTTTGGAGTGGGAATATGTTTCTGGATTGCCTGGATCAGCTTGTCGATGTTGACATCGTGGTGTGCCGATACGGGAATGATCGGCGCGTCCTCGGCGATGGTGCCCTTGACGAACTTCTTGATCTGATTATAGTTCTCCAGGGCCTCTTCCTTGGTCACGATATCGATCTTGTTCTGAACGATGATGATATTTTCGACCCCGATAATGGTCAGGGCCATCAGGTGCTCTTTGGTCTGGGGTTGAGGACATTCCTCATTGGCCGCCACCAAAAGCAGGGCACCGTTCATCATGGCCGCACCAGATAGCATAGTGGCCATCAGGGTTTCGTGTCCGGGGGCGTCCACGAAGGACACTGACCGCACGTATTCAGCCTCGCCGCCGCAGACCTTGCACACATTGTCGTTGGAGAAGGTCTCCTCGGCGCAATCCTTACATTTATAGAAAGCTACGTCCGCATAACCCAGCCTGATGGAGATACCCCTCTTGATCTCCTCGGAGTGTCGATCGGTCCAGTCACCGGAAAGCGCCTTGGTCAGCGTGGTCTTGCCGTGGTCCACGTGACCTATCATTCCGATGTTGACCTCAGGCTGGTGGGACACCTTCATTTTTTCTTCTCCTCTTTCTTAACGATCAGCTCTTCGACCTGTTTGGTCCCTTGAGAGACGATCTTCATGTTTATCTGGACAGTGTCTGTGGCCACGGTGTTCCCGCGCACGGACTTTCTCCTCCTCAGACCACCTTCGGTGGTGTAGAATCCAGTGCTGATGGTCAGCAACAGTTTCTTCCTCCGCGGTCCAGGAAGGTCCTTTCTCATGGCGAAACCGTCCTTATCGCTCCCACCAGTGATCGCTAGCTTGTACCCGGGCAGCCCGACGAATATTCCATCTATGGTGTCGCCTATCTTCTTCCCTATCAGGGAATTGGCGTGATGTCCCGACACTGGGACATTGTAAGACATGCCGGTCTTTATATCATTAACAACGGCCTTGAATTCAACCATTCCAAACACCTTTTGAGCGCTATGAGTATTCCGCCCTAACGTAGTTTTACTTAAATAATTATTGGTCGCCCCGAGGCGTATGGAGCGTATTTTTACAGCGTCTCGCCTTAATAGCTCTCCCGCTGCCTTTGGCCATGGCCTGGAAGGCTTTTAAGGGTTCCGCGTCCAGGGACGACGCCGTCTGCATCATATCGTCCGGGCCGATCAGCTCGTTCATGACCGCTCCCGAAAGCAGTGGACGCATTTTGGGGTCAAAGACGTTCGAGGACCAAAGCTCCACCAGCGTGTCCCTGAGGACGGCGCCCATGACCAGCTGGTCGCCCATTGCGTCCACGAGATCCTCCTCGTAATTCTGTTGCTCCCCCTGGGCCATAAGCGCGGCGTGTTTGCCTGCCAGTCCGCCACATATGTACGATGGCATTATGCCCTCGCCCACGAATGCCAGCGTCTGTCCGGCCGAATCCCCGCAGAAGAGCACGTTGCCTTTAACCGGACCGCCCAAGAAACCGGGCACAGGGGCGTCGCCCATCTTCACTTCCAAAACCTTCTCCACGTCGAAGTACTGGGAGACCACTGGATGACCGTTTATCCAATCCTCCAGGAAGGAGCGGCGGGAGGCGTTCACGCCTACGAGGCCCAGTCCGACGTTGGCCCTCCTCCTTCCCTTGGGAATGATCCAGCCATAACCTAGGCCGATCTCCTCCTCGATGAATATCTGCATGCATCCGGGGAGGTCCTTCTTTGCCACCAGTTCGAACTCCACGCCTCGCGCCACGTCCTGCGGGGAGAAGAACTCCGCCCCCATGACCTTGGCCAGTGTAGAGTGCACCCCGTCCGCGGCCACCACCACCTTCGGCTCGACCTCTATCTCCTCTCCGTGATGGCTCAGCAGGCAGCTGGTGATCGCCCCGTCCCGCATCTTGGCCGACAGAAGTTTGGTGTCCGCCTGGACCGCCGTGCCGGCTAGGGCCGCTCTCAACGCCAAATGTTTGTCGAACAGCTTCCGTTCGACCGTCACGCTGCGCCAGTACGGTTCGGCATTGTCAACGATGATCTCTCGTCCCAGCACGAAGCGGGTGAAGGACTGCCGGGCGCAGATGGTCTGGGGAGGGATGCGTAATCCTGATCGCTTTACCAGTTCCAGCCCGATCACCTCTCCGCACTGCACCGGTGTGCCTATCTCCTTCTTCTTGTCGACCATCAAGGTCTTCGCCCCGGTCAAAGCGGACGTCCTGGCCGCGCCGCTGCCTGCCGGTCCTGCCCCCACCACTAACACATCACAGTCCATCATCTCACCATCCCCATTTCGCTGCCAGATCGTATGCCCGGTACAATCTTCTGCTCTCCCGGTCCGAGACCGCGGCCCGTAGGGCCGCTGCCCGGCCGTAGCCCTTCACGAACGGTCGCACCGAACGACGTAAAGCGGCGTTGTCCATCCCCCGCAACGCGTTGAAGGCGTCGACGTAGAGCGGGGAAGCGTAAGGCGAACGGGGCCAATCGTGGGCATAACCGGAAAGGCTCCCTTCGACCAATGATCTGGCCATGGTCATGGCCGCGCTCATGCCGATGCCTATGCCTCCGAAGGTAATAGGGTTTGCCTGCCCTCCGGCATCCCCCACCAGGCAGGCGTTACCTTTGACCACCTCCCGATAATCGTAGGGGATGGCCCGCACATGCCTTTCCAATGCCGATGGGCGGGGCTCCGTCCCCCGGGTGAACCCCACCCTGCTCCCCCATGGATGAGGGAACACCCAGCGGTATCCCCCCCGATATCTTTCATCGTAATGGAAGTGCATGGTGTCGTTCTCGGTCTTCGTTTCCAGGACGTACTGTTCCGCCCAGAGCAGGCGCGGACCTCCGGCGAAGAAGGTCCTGCGGACCAGGGAGTTCCATCCGTCCGCACCCACCAACCATTTGCACCGATGCTCATTTCCCTCTCGGGTCCGGACCAGGTATCCATTTCCCACTTTGGTGACGTTCACCGCCGTACCCTTTTCCAGGTGGCAGCCCTCCTTTGCCGCCCGTTCCCGCAACCTGCGTAGGAAGGCCGGCCTGTCCAGAATATAGCCTTGGGTTTCGGTCTCGATGGTTATGTCCCCGGGCCAATGCTCCACCGCCCTCTTTATTTTGAAAGTGACCGCCTCCGGCATCAATGGGCTCAGTCTCTCGAAGGCCTTCTCGCTCATGGCCTCCCCGCACATGTGATGGTAACGGTCGTAACGCTCTTCCAGCTTCTCCAGGGACAGTACGTCCAGCTTTCCTTCGCTTAGATAAGATAGGAAGAAGGCCGCCGCGGCACCGGCAGGACCGGCGCCGACCACCAGCACATCATGGTTTTCGATGTCCGATCCCTCCGGAAAGACTGATCTGCTCCACGAACGAATAACCGGTGTCGA comes from Methanomassiliicoccales archaeon and encodes:
- a CDS encoding tRNA (adenine-N1)-methyltransferase — encoded protein: MLPDGSLVYLLDEKGKRTWIVLNKGMLKLPSMGVVDGDRLLAAEDGAEVSVAGKKFWLLVPGASEMMSSVERGAQIITPKDAATILLELNVKSGDKVLEAGVGSAALTIALLNQVRPWGQVISMEIRPEFAEKGKRNVDKAGLADAWRLEMGDVRKDRLDIVVDAVVLDMPDPWDAIDNVSSMLRNGGRFCSYVPNTNQLEDVVRQLRRKGFVEIRSLENMQREMVVHDMGVRPSYETLGHTGYLVFARKVST
- a CDS encoding MarC family protein, which produces MDLAFAISAFASIFAIVNPVGNIPVFVAITEGYSAELLKKVRSKVCLVAGSVLIVFAFFGNYIFDLYGITIPAFKIAGGVLLFSIAFTMTRGQMTKSKISDEETREASEKDQVGVVPLGIPLFAGPGAITTVMIYVSYAQNSSDSTFGFFSVFLGILATIAIAYVLLKYAGPLFTRMGRSGAMAFTRIMGLLLAAIAVEFIISGVFEAVSNQWGI
- the purS gene encoding phosphoribosylformylglycinamidine synthase subunit PurS, with product MVVAEIRIELKPGVADPEGKNTKKALELLGFNDIEGVRSIKMFEIEMDTDHETAKKQCEQMCRKLLANPVIQKFKIELR
- the purL gene encoding phosphoribosylformylglycinamidine synthase subunit PurL translates to MPLEHLFFKRDVPFSLYEIALGKASDDELKALSNEMGLSLSLEEMQRIRDYFVRLKRRPTDVEVESIAQAWSEHCCYKSSKVFLREHIFGIDNDRVLARGDAGVMVFDDEYGYALRIESHNHPSAIEPYGGAATGIGGIVRDVLCMGAQPVALIDPLFFGPIDHKGALPAGSKTPKYLVSGVVGGIRDYGNRIGIPTVCGGLFFDESYLGNCLVNVGCVGIVKREDLRDNAVGGVGDHLILCGGRTGRDGIHGVTFASAELSSVSEDESRGAVQLGDPITKEPLIHACLEVNSQGLINGMKDLGGGGLSCVVGEMALSGGCGAEVQLDTVPLKESGLAPWEVWVSESQERMMLAASEKNVKRILDLFAMWDVEATVVGKVVPGNEVTLFWQDSQIFQVDLDFLTKGPEYCRPFKVDVRSSTVKHIVPKLPSIDRIIIDLLSDPNIASKEWVFRMYDHEVRGGTVVKPATGIMNKSGPSDATVIKPLPDRERGLALAVGVNPWFCGLDAYRGGMASVDEACRNIIAVGGYPDSLTDCLNFGNPEKPERLGEFKQAVTGIGKVASYLDLPIPSGNVSLYNETARGSVLPTPTVLGLGIIEDVRECVTTDLKKKGNLLYQVGETKEEFGGSALYRRYGGQGGEVPDVSPEVLKRSMDQLHECMKKGLIASCHDISDGGMAVTVAEMCLGGDIGADIHIYMTTKELFSESNTRWVVEIEPFEEKEFLKIMTVPVKKLGKVGGRDLTVSTETEKFSISLDEMRNAWSGTLGKLMG
- the purQ gene encoding phosphoribosylformylglycinamidine synthase subunit PurQ produces the protein MKDVKVCVLRIEGTNCEDETFQAFASVGASPERVHLKQLLGQCPSDLGRDLGSYDILALPGGFSAGDYVRAGAIFAARMKSGLKKELISFVDNGRPVIGICNGFQILVELGLLPAMDGTMSDVPDAALYTNDSGRFECRPTLLKQEKSAKSVFTADMPKGTVVMYPSAHAEGKLMFPKEKEQKMLDRLLENDQVMFRYVDPDGEYAGYPWCPNGSLHNIAGICNPAGNVLGMMPHPERVLRRETHPDWTREEWKEDGDGLSMFRSVVRSVK
- a CDS encoding DUF120 domain-containing protein, yielding MQPENDEKFVTALRRIALMGGLHDYVALSSRELGDMLEMSQQSASKRILELLDNKLIERDLGARRQRIRITTKGADMLRREYIEYQKIFEMKDEVVIKGSVVEGMGEGQYYVTQPGYMEQFTEKLGFKPYEGTLNVKLLPTEHHKLETLRNGRTIDIKGFERNGRTFGDVHCIPASIQNVECAVVLPRRSHYEDVLEVVCKYHLRRTLSLDDGNMIEVRIHLNF
- a CDS encoding methanogenesis marker 8 protein encodes the protein MTKDRHVMEALGKTRVVIEDGKVVEVGEPQLDYCPLFFKHRGIEKITAEIVRNNIEFRIKDFGMCAPDRKMRMRDFLSFGVSELMGMCVSKGILDCAVVVCDGAGTAVVDDPDLVQGIGGRISGLMETTPILTIIDAIGRDRVLDPETARIDQVAGGRMAWDMGYRKIGVTVARGNDAALLRKELGDHVVLFGVHTSGLDENESKVLLDNCDVVTACASKHLWRMAKEEGAMQVGTKVPVFAVTHVGKDICAVRIEQMDLKNKSGPEDPPRPLI
- a CDS encoding twitching motility protein PilT, which codes for MQKVVLDTNALLMPFEFKMNLDLELINLFGEFEAYVPGPVIGELKRSGSKHAKAALMLAGKYIRYETSTQGDEGVVEVAKALNAMVVTNDFILRRKLRQEGVRAIFLRSRKRLTIEE
- a CDS encoding translation initiation factor IF-2 subunit gamma translates to MKVSHQPEVNIGMIGHVDHGKTTLTKALSGDWTDRHSEEIKRGISIRLGYADVAFYKCKDCAEETFSNDNVCKVCGGEAEYVRSVSFVDAPGHETLMATMLSGAAMMNGALLLVAANEECPQPQTKEHLMALTIIGVENIIIVQNKIDIVTKEEALENYNQIKKFVKGTIAEDAPIIPVSAHHDVNIDKLIQAIQKHIPTPKQEEKKTAKMFVARSFDINQPGMSIDELHGGVLGGTLMQGKIAVGDEIEISPGRKVELPGGKFSWETITTTIESLHTGGAPINKIKPGGLIAIGTKLDPSMTKSDGLTGRVVGRPGTLPPVHFKFNMSTHLLERVVGTADDMIVENIKTNEPLMLSIGTATTVGLVTSARGDQSEVALKIPVCAELGQRVAISRKIANKWRLIGYGIIE
- a CDS encoding 30S ribosomal protein S6e gives rise to the protein MVEFKAVVNDIKTGMSYNVPVSGHHANSLIGKKIGDTIDGIFVGLPGYKLAITGGSDKDGFAMRKDLPGPRRKKLLLTISTGFYTTEGGLRRRKSVRGNTVATDTVQINMKIVSQGTKQVEELIVKKEEKKK
- a CDS encoding NAD(P)/FAD-dependent oxidoreductase; protein product: MMDCDVLVVGAGPAGSGAARTSALTGAKTLMVDKKKEIGTPVQCGEVIGLELVKRSGLRIPPQTICARQSFTRFVLGREIIVDNAEPYWRSVTVERKLFDKHLALRAALAGTAVQADTKLLSAKMRDGAITSCLLSHHGEEIEVEPKVVVAADGVHSTLAKVMGAEFFSPQDVARGVEFELVAKKDLPGCMQIFIEEEIGLGYGWIIPKGRRRANVGLGLVGVNASRRSFLEDWINGHPVVSQYFDVEKVLEVKMGDAPVPGFLGGPVKGNVLFCGDSAGQTLAFVGEGIMPSYICGGLAGKHAALMAQGEQQNYEEDLVDAMGDQLVMGAVLRDTLVELWSSNVFDPKMRPLLSGAVMNELIGPDDMMQTASSLDAEPLKAFQAMAKGSGRAIKARRCKNTLHTPRGDQ
- a CDS encoding NAD(P)/FAD-dependent oxidoreductase, whose protein sequence is MLVVGAGPAGAAAAFFLSYLSEGKLDVLSLEKLEERYDRYHHMCGEAMSEKAFERLSPLMPEAVTFKIKRAVEHWPGDITIETETQGYILDRPAFLRRLRERAAKEGCHLEKGTAVNVTKVGNGYLVRTREGNEHRCKWLVGADGWNSLVRRTFFAGGPRLLWAEQYVLETKTENDTMHFHYDERYRGGYRWVFPHPWGSRVGFTRGTEPRPSALERHVRAIPYDYREVVKGNACLVGDAGGQANPITFGGIGIGMSAAMTMARSLVEGSLSGYAHDWPRSPYASPLYVDAFNALRGMDNAALRRSVRPFVKGYGRAAALRAAVSDRESRRLYRAYDLAAKWGW